A single genomic interval of Acetobacteraceae bacterium harbors:
- the fdxA gene encoding ferredoxin FdxA — protein MAYVVTENCIRCKYTDCVEVCPVDCFYAGENFLVINPDECIDCGVCESECPAEAIVPDSDGNASAWLEINTKYAAVWPNMTRKIAPMPDADEWNNKPGKADMLSPEPHKD, from the coding sequence ATGGCCTATGTAGTCACTGAAAACTGCATTCGCTGCAAATATACGGATTGCGTTGAAGTCTGTCCCGTGGATTGCTTTTATGCGGGCGAGAATTTCCTCGTCATCAATCCCGATGAATGCATTGATTGCGGCGTTTGTGAGTCCGAATGCCCTGCCGAGGCGATTGTCCCTGATAGTGATGGCAATGCGTCAGCCTGGCTTGAGATCAACACCAAATACGCCGCAGTTTGGCCGAATATGACGCGCAAAATCGCGCCCATGCCGGATGCGGATGAATGGAACAATAAACCGGGTAAGGCCGACATGCTTTCGCCCGAACCGCATAAGGACTGA
- the cyoD gene encoding cytochrome o ubiquinol oxidase subunit IV encodes MSNVHIQTGEGESHGTFASYIVGFILAAILTVAAFAAVMMHQLSPVATVAIIAALAAIQVFVHVVFFLHMNGSSSQTWNTVSFLFAIMCLIFFIGGTIFIMHDVAVNMMSR; translated from the coding sequence ATGAGCAATGTACATATCCAAACGGGGGAAGGTGAGTCTCACGGCACTTTTGCCTCTTACATCGTGGGCTTCATCCTTGCTGCCATTCTGACCGTCGCGGCTTTCGCTGCGGTCATGATGCACCAATTATCGCCCGTCGCGACGGTGGCGATCATCGCCGCGCTCGCCGCTATTCAGGTTTTCGTACATGTGGTGTTTTTCCTCCACATGAATGGAAGCTCCAGCCAGACATGGAACACGGTCTCGTTTCTTTTCGCGATCATGTGTCTGATCTTTTTTATTGGTGGGACGATTTTCATCATGCACGACGTCGCTGTTAACATGATGTCGCGTTGA